The window TCTCCCGAGATAACTTTTGTACTCTTCTTTCACGGGCTTAAGATCTTCATTTGCGGCTATTTTACATTTATGGATCACAAAACCGGTCGTTTGAAATTTGTCAATGCGCCCTTGAGCAGACACCGTGTTCTTTTGTCCTGATAGACCCTTTCTAATGAAAATGTTACAATTCTGGAAGATGGCAGCCGCATCTCCGAATATGAAGTCGATTGTTCCGATTATCACACAACTTCTATAGTACTGACGATGCGTGTAGGCATACAGTGTGTCTTGAAAGCCTTCAAATCGGCAGTTTAGGAAAACTGATCTATCAGATTGGACACGTATTGCGACAGCTTGATGTTCATCAGGCCCAGCCGTATTTCGGAATCCCATTGACTGTGCCATGAACCCTTCCCCCTGTGCAACTGTTAAAGAAaccaatattttataaaagatttacaTCATGCTGAAACTTAATCAAACGTTGTTTATTAATACTTTTCAATTTGTTCCTAGAATTGTGTAAGGCTTAGAAGGATAAGCACGGCTTACTAAAATTGTATGAAATTTCCATAAAAAAAGAATTACCGAATGTCGCTGTGAGAAAAGTGCGGGTTTTCTTTGCGTGGCTTTTATTACCGGTAACAATCGTCTTCTGTGATCCATCTCCGACCATAGTAAGGTTCGCCTTCTTCTTATCAACAGTCACAGATTCGTCATAAACCCCTTGTTTAACGTAGATGATGTACCTAAAGATTTGAATTACACCAAAACCCAAACTTAGCTAACTTGACGTAATGATCACGTTATGAAAGGATTGTGTCTACGGACCTTCCCTCATATTTTTCAGGCATTGCTTTGAGAGCGTCATTAATGGTAGTGAAATTTCCACTGCCATCTTTAGCGACGGTGGCGTTAGGATTCAACGTCTCCACATCAACAGCCCTTAACATTCTTCTATCCTCGTTAGTTACCCAAGAAGGGATTTGGTCAAGTAAATGTCGTGTTGCGACCTTTGTAACGGAAGAAATATTTGCGTCAAGGGATTTGATCAATGCCAGAGAATTGCTGGTCAGAATCTGAGAAGAGTTTACGCTCTTCTTTACTTCAGATTTTAGGCTTCCTTCCTCAAACCCGTCAAGGCATGTCTCCTGATAAGACATGACCGCGCTTAGCCAGTTTTCCAAATCGGGAACAATTTTCACGAAGTTGTTGATTTCTGTGCCGTTGACTTTGTTCAGTGATGCGACAATTTCCTCCTTTGCGTCTTCAACAAGCAACTTGCATTGCGCAATCGCATCTTTATCGTCCTGGTTCTCAGTCTTGAGACTCAAGACCTTCTCTAATACTCGGTCAAGATCTTCGTTGACAGCTTCAATGGCAGCTTTCAAAAAGGTCGTCGGGCTTTCTACTGCGAAACCCTTCTCTGTTCTATTCTTAAGGGTATTCTCGCAGCTTACATTGTACAGCGTTGTGCTGCAAAgagttttgatgattttatcgGCCTGATCAGGTTTTACTGATTGCGCTGCGGCAACAGGCGCTTTCGGAGTTGGGCTTGCGCTCTGGCTCTTCTTCTGGCTATCCTTAGCGGCGTTTTTGTTGTTATTCTTCGCTTCTTGTTCATTTTGCTTCTCGAAAGCGACATATGCAAAAGCTCCTCCTATAATGGCAGCAACAACCACAAGCAAAGACACCGTTCCAACAATGATCCTTTTCCTGAACTTACGCTTCCTGTTGGCGTTTACACGTTCTTGGATCTTGTCGAAATCCTGAAACGCcatttcgatttttttttttgttttttttttcctaggAATTTTGCTTGGGGAGAGAAAGAAATGAATCCCCTCTGCTTTAGAAGACGCCAAGGCAGCGAGGTTAAAAGGAAGATGAATCCtctttgagttttatttttggcTCTTTTCCGTCTTCTCTCCCCTGTTTTTGATTTCTTGGTTTCTGTTTTATTTGTTACTTTGTTGCCATTCAACGAATGAAGAAATGTGCTCTGGACACGAGATTTTTGTGGGATGATGTCCATTACTTTTAACTGGAAAAGGAAAAACTATCATGCCTGCTAAATTTGGTGTGTTTTCTCCAATCATATATTGACTATTGACACTAGAGTTGGTAAAAAAAGAATTGATTAATTTAGAGAAAATGACTCATATAGCACCAATCCAAGTTTTTCTTCCTAAACTAAcactcaaaactcaaaatcacaaaaataagttttattaaagaaatgAATTACCATAATATCCCTTGACTTAATCcctaatttttataattaaaaaaaaatagagagaaaTTGAGATCTCGTCACTTACCTTTGCGTGATCCAGCTCCACCATCATCACACCACCTTCATCAGCTTCGCCGTCGTCACGTCATTGATTAGTGGAATGAGATTCTACGTGTACCTTTCTGGTCCATGTTTTGATTTTAAGATTTCAAATTGATGACTTTAGGAGAAAGCTTCCATGGCTGACCTAGCCGGTGCGTCTCCGGCATCGGAACTGAATTACTACTAAGCACAGACATTACACTGCAGCCGCAAGTCTGATTCCTCCGAGCTATGTAAGAGGGGGCGGGTTTGATGGTGTAATCATGAAGGACATTTTGTAGTGGATGTTACAGAGATGACGATCAAGCAGCAAAATCCTCATCATCTTTTTCCGGGTATAATTGAGCACCTCTGTACTTTTTTCTAATTCCTTTTCTAGTGTATTACTAATATGGTGTACAAATCCTTGATCTCTTTTACTCCCAAATCCACCAACCATGGTGAAAGTTATGATCTTTATCACACCCCCATGATCTCTTTTGCTTCTTGTTTTGTCTGTCTATTTCTCAATTATCCAATCACACATACACAAACGTTTAGGCTGACTTTCTTGTTTGATGAGTTTGGGTCTATTCTACTCTATATATTTAGATTCTTCAAAgttctgatttttattattgttctCACTGATCTAGTCAAATGAGTGTCTTTTCTTTTCATTACTGACTATAAATCTTTGCTTCTTCTGGCTAATTCTTGCATGTTGGATCACTTTGGTATAGTTTTGTTTGACAGATTCATGTTTATGATtgaaagtttataatttttgcTGTTTTCTGTGGGATCTGTGATGCTTTGTTCTAGTTTGGTTCTCTAAAGTGTGTATTTGACTTGAAGTAGAGTCAACAAGTCACTCTTTCTtgtgtgatattttattatattgtttctCTGTTCTGAAACTGATTAGGTTTGTTAAAGCATGATCTACTGAGGAAGATGCTGTTAGAATCGTAAAGGAAACAAGGCTTGATACTGATGAGCGTATAGAGATCACTGATCCAAGTCATGTCATGACAAGAGCTCTACCAGCAGCAGCGGTAGCGGTAGTAGCAGCAGCTTAGATGACGAATCTCAGGAAGTCAAGAGGAAAGATGGTGCTGAGGAATCTCAGGATGTCACAGAAGCTGATCGTTTCCCCCGTTGTCAAGACTCTGGTCTTTAGCGAACTTGTGTCTCTGAGTCTTCAACAACTTCTGAATCATTACTTGCAACAAAGCTAGAAAAgagatttgatttatacttcacaaaaaaaagttcaacaCTCTTTTAATCATGTTTATCTATTGTATCAGTAAacaatctaaaaccaaaccacAAATCTGACACTCttttaggggggtgtattcaactgagagtttcaggtgatatgtattaaaatgacaaatccactgttattcaaacatgaattttaaaaactcatttaaaatccactgttattgaacttgacattttgtaaagtactctgaaattcagtgttattgaaaatattttaagttgtgggattttaaagttttaaggtgattttagggtgtttgggtggagtttcttagttaaaaaaaataaaactcaaatctcattgttttaggtgatattctagagtagtttaacaaaaatcacctaaatttctgcaacttattaaaatcatctaaaactccattaaaaatcaaatcacatcaaatgctaaattgaatacatcccccttaaTTCCTAGATATTCTACTTTCTATCATAAcatgatatatatgtaagtttGTCAATGTATACATTTTTCACTTGCTATTTCTagcatttttcatttttaaatattaaattttcaggaagcctttcctagatattttacttgttatcctaacatttgtttttaattaaatataacattttcaagaagtccttcctaaacattttatttcttatcctatttttttcctttttaatttaatattaaattttcaggtaACCTTCCTAAACCTTTTTACTTGTTatcataaatatgatatataaatatatatgtaagtgtgttaatatatacatttttcacTTGCTAtcctaacaatttttttctttttaactaaatataaatttttcagGAACATTTTATTTGCTATCCtaacagttttttttgtttttaattaaatataaaagttcCAGGAACCCATTCCTAAACATTTTACTTGTTAtcctatttttaaaattaaatatagattttcaggaagcccttcctaaacatttttacttgctatcctatttttttctttttaattaaatattaaattttcatgtacctttcctaaatattttacttgctattataacatgatatattttaaaaaactttgttCAAATTTAGAATATCCATCATGAACAAAAATTGCCTTAAGATTactttgtaaattatttttgaacTGTTTTTGTAAGACTTTTCTCATATTTAGGATAGCAATCTAGAATAAGGATTGTTTTAAGATTTCCTTGTCAGCTTTTTGAATTGTTTCGGAAGGTTTTGTTCAAATTTAGGATAGCcatccaaaacaaatattttcataGGATTTCCTTAAGCGTTTTATAgaattgttttggttttgatctTTTTAATAAGTTTTCGACAAATGGTTCAAGTCAACCTGAAAATGTTCAATAACCAACATTATTTACTATAAATGTTCAATACTTACTATCctaaaattttttgtttttaaaatattatattttcaggaagcccttcctaaatatttttacttgttatcctaacaatttttttttctttttaaatattacatttcCAGGAAGcactttc is drawn from Raphanus sativus cultivar WK10039 unplaced genomic scaffold, ASM80110v3 Scaffold2261, whole genome shotgun sequence and contains these coding sequences:
- the LOC130505421 gene encoding probable pectinesterase/pectinesterase inhibitor 13 gives rise to the protein MAFQDFDKIQERVNANRKRKFRKRIIVGTVSLLVVVAAIIGGAFAYVAFEKQNEQEAKNNNKNAAKDSQKKSQSASPTPKAPVAAAQSVKPDQADKIIKTLCSTTLYNVSCENTLKNRTEKGFAVESPTTFLKAAIEAVNEDLDRVLEKVLSLKTENQDDKDAIAQCKLLVEDAKEEIVASLNKVNGTEINNFVKIVPDLENWLSAVMSYQETCLDGFEEGSLKSEVKKSVNSSQILTSNSLALIKSLDANISSVTKVATRHLLDQIPSWVTNEDRRMLRAVDVETLNPNATVAKDGSGNFTTINDALKAMPEKYEGRYIIYVKQGVYDESVTVDKKKANLTMVGDGSQKTIVTGNKSHAKKTRTFLTATFVAQGEGFMAQSMGFRNTAGPDEHQAVAIRVQSDRSVFLNCRFEGFQDTLYAYTHRQYYRSCVIIGTIDFIFGDAAAIFQNCNIFIRKGLSGQKNTVSAQGRIDKFQTTGFVIHKCKIAANEDLKPVKEEYKSYLGRPWKNYSRTVVMESTIEDVIDPIGWLRWEETDFAIDTLYYAEYKNKGPSGDTASRVTWPGFKVINKEEALNYTVGPFLQGDWIQSLGSPVKLGLYDA